A portion of the Phycodurus eques isolate BA_2022a chromosome 3, UOR_Pequ_1.1, whole genome shotgun sequence genome contains these proteins:
- the ndc80 gene encoding kinetochore protein NDC80 homolog yields the protein MERGRMSRAAGRQSELPMRGQNSNRMSTAYTTPRSEKPSMGKLSMSKPLSQTTEQRTSFFGQRTSGASMPRSSSIYGFGGPEKLKDARPLHDKAYVQQCIRRLHEFLTDQGYNVSPKTLQSPSTKEFVKIFEFIYRQLDPTFEMPNSKVEEEVPALLKSLRYPFVLSKSSMYSVGAPHTWPQALGALMWLIDTVKNLTSQTHQDLLFMDFSEDGDNIDNSADYNRLFLENTATAYAKFMQGVDTYEEDDEAFISELKKMCNYDEEVLAAMEEKHRVLMEEVQRLEKENKKDRLEAKRMEKMKLQLDLQKLREYHVNLETFQANLEKKDLELHDGLNLAVNTLESLNVEQAELQKILENQKYTPADIERINQEKRELLQAIASHGKSLEQAEQHKWSEEITLAKVKEKAELKLNKYHKLARKLKLIPMSAENACGHDFELRPFECGPGNIQLKSQTQHLKKLILDLEEDRSRLSNAKFSLEESCEQLNSNILDKENDLKQLKEQIRKVDERLEASQKELARETQEWAVELETVESNRNLLEEKVNCGYDDAVQQHKALQQEYHLVLLETTEERRTVANNLTSVFTTAADHLSKTENFLLEVHSHMPHLFAKAMEDDEKAVKDLKEMLKYFRSKVKKAKN from the exons tgaaaaGCCTTCAATGGGTAAGCTCAGCATGTCCAAACCACTGTCGCAGACAACTGAGCAGCGGACAAGCTTCTTTGGTCAACG TACAAGTGGAGCTAGCATGCCGCGCAGCAGCTCCATTTATGGCTTTGGCGGGCCCGAGAAGCTCAAAGATGCACGACCTCTGCACGACAAAGCTTATGTTCAGCAGTGCATCAGACGGCTGCATGAG TTTCTGACAGACCAGGGCTACAACGTGTCACCCAAGACCCTCCAGTCACCATCCACCAAGGAGTTTGTCAAGATCTTTGAGTTCATCTATCGTCAGCTGGACCCCACTTTTGAAATGCCGAACTCCAAAGTGGAGGAGGAGGTTCCAGCTCTCCTCAAGTCGTTGAG aTATCCGTTTGTTCTGTCCAAGAGTTCTATGTATTCCGTGGGCGCTCCCCACACCTGGCCTCAGGCGCTGGGTGCCCTCATGTggttgattgacactgtcaag AACCTCACAAGCCAGACCCACCAAGATCTTCTATTCATGGACTTCAGCGAAGATGGGGACAACATTGATAACAGCGCAGATTACAACAGG CTCTTCCTCGAAAACACAGCAACTGCATACGCCAAATTCATGCAGGGCGTGGACACCTACGAGGAGGACGACGAGGCCTTCATTTCTGAGCTCA AGAAGATGTGCAACTATGATGAAGAGGTGCTGGCTGCCATGGAGGAGAAGCACAGGGTGCTGATGGAAGAGGTACAACGACtggagaaggaaaacaaaaag GATCGTCTCGAGGCCAAGAGGATGGAGAAGATGAAGCTGCAGTTGGACCTCCAGAAGCTGCGTGAATATCACGTCAATCTGGAGACTTTCCAAGCAAACTTAGAGAAAAAGGACTTGGAGCTGCACGATGGGCTCAACCTTGCTG TCAACACTCTGGAGTCTCTGAATGTTGAGCAGGCCGAGCTGCAAAAGATCCTGGAAAACCAAAAGTACACACCGGCCGACATCGAGAGGATCAACCAGGAGAAGCGGGAGCTTCTGCAGGCCATCGCCAGTCACGGCAAGTCTCTGGAGCAAGCCGAGCAGCACAAGTGGAGCGAAGAGATCACGCTGGCCAAAGTGAAAGAGAAG GCTGAGTTGAAGCTTAACAAGTACCACAAGCTGGCTCGCAAGTTGAAGCTGATACCGATGTCTGCTGAGAATGCCTGTGGCCATGACTTTGAACTCAGGCCTTTTGAATGTGGACCCGGGAACATCCAGCTCAAGTCACAGACACAG CATCTTAAAAAGCTAATCCTTGACTTGGAGGAGGATCGCAGCCGACTGTCCAATGCCAAGTTCAGCCTGGAAGAGTCTTGTGAACAG TTGAACTCGAACATCTTGGACAAGGAGAACGACCTAAAGCAGCTGAAAGAGCAGATCCGCAAGGTAGATGAGCGCTTGGAGGCCAGCCAGAAG GAGCTGGCCCGAGAGACCCAAGAGTGGGCAGTGGAGTTGGAGACGGTCGAGAGTAATCGCAATCTGCTTGAAGAGAAGGTCAACTGCGGTTATGATGACGCTGTGCAGCAGCATAAGGCGCTGCAGCAAGA GTACCATCTGGTTCTGCTGGAGACCACAGAGGAGAGGCGAACTGTCGCCAACAACCTCACGAGCGTCTTCACCACGGCAGCAGACCACCTGTCCAAAACCGAG AATTTTCTGCTGGAGGTGCACAGCCACATGCCGCACCTGTTTGCGAAGGCAATGGAGGACGACGAGAAGGCCGTGAAGGACCTGAAGGAGATGCTAAAGTACTTCAGGTCGAAggttaaaaaagcaaaaaactaa